GCAAGCACAAAGAAGCAGTGGCGATCTTCACGGAACTACTCGCTAACCCGAACGAGCCCGATGCTTTCCGCAAACTCAAGCTCGACACCGCCGCTGTCGCCGTAGTCTCGTGGAATGCACTCAAGCAGTACAACGAAACGATCACCAAGGGGACGCCCGTCATCGACAGCGCCCGCGCGTCGGAAGATCGCAGCGATGAACTGCAGCTCCTCCGTGTGCAAGTTGCGAAAGCGACGAAACTCTACGCCGACGAACTGAAGGCCAAAGACCCCAAGAATCCGCAGATCAAAAAGCTGCTCACCGATGGTCGCAAGCTTGTGACTTACGTCGCCAAGTTTCCTGGACCACAGCAAGAGGCTGCTCGACGCATGATTCCCGACTTCACCGGTGGTGATGCGGAGAGCCTCGCCGAACGTCCCGAGCCCAAGACCTTCCTGGAAGCTCGCGAAGCGGCCAAGCAAGCGGTCGATGCCATGAAGGTTGCCGACCTCGTTTTGAAGACGGTTCCCGCCCGCGTCGCGCAGACGAAAGACCCGAAAGAAAAAGCAGCGCTCGAAGCGCAGCTGACCGAAGCCAAGCAAGCCACCGAAACCGCTCGTCAAGATGCACTCCGCTATCTACGTCTGGCACTTCGGTTTTCGGATAAAGAGACCGATGTCGCCGATCTCAACACCGTGCGCTATCTGCTCTGCTTCTTCCTCTTCGGTGAAAAGCAGTATCACGACGCCATCGTGCTCGGCGAGTTTGTTGCTAATCGCTATCCCGAAAGCCAAGGGGCTCGCGCTTGTGCCAAGATTGCCATGGCTTCGTACATTCAACTCTTCGCGGAAAGCAAATCGGCCGACAAGTCGTACGAATCGGGTCGGATCATCTCGGTCGCCGATTACATCGTGAAGAAGTGGCCCGATCAACCCGAAGCAGAAGAAGCCCTCAACACGCTCATTCCGTTCATGATTCGCGAGAAGCGCATCGCGGATGCCGAAGATTACCTAGCCAAGATTCCTGCCGAGTCGCAGTTTCGCGGCATTGCCGAACTCAAGACCGGTCAGGCTCTCTGGGGAACTTACCTCGACACCAGCCGCCAGCTTCGCGAATGGGAAAACGGCACTACCGAGCAGCCTGAAGGGACCGACATTGCCAAGGTAAAAGCCGAACTCGAAGTCCTGCGCTCGAAGGCTAAGTCGACTCTCGAAAACGGTGTGAACCGGATGAAGGCGGGCACCGAAATTTCCAAGTGGGTCACCGACGCTGTCCTCTATCTCACGCAGATCTACGTCGAAACTGGCGAAGCCGACAAAGCAGTCACACTGCTCGAAGATCCGAAGGTCGGCATCATCACTCTGCTCAAGGCCAACGATCCTTCGACCCAGCGCGACGGTTTTGCCGAAGAGACCTACAAGACCGCGCTCCGCTGCTACATCTCGTCGCTGGCCACCAGCAAAGATCCCGATGCCACCGTGGCCAAAGCCAAGGAAGTGATGCAGTCGCTCAAGGATCGCATGGGAGCAACCCCGGAAGGGCAGCAAAAGCTGGTTTCGATCTACTACAGTTTGGCCCGCGATCTCCAAGGACAAATGGAACGTGCCGATGCCACGGCCAAGTCGGGGCTCGGTAAAGGTTTTGAAGCGTTCCTCGGACAGGTCGGTAAAGATTCGACCGAACTCAACGTGCTAAACTGGGTCGCGGAAACCTATCGTGGCATGGGCGAAAGTTTTGCCACCAGCGACCCAGGAAAAGTATCGCCTGAAGCCAAACGCTACCTCGATCAAGCTGTCGTCACGTACAACAAAATTCTGGACACCGGTGCGAAGAAGCAAGGCTTCCTCTCCGAGCAGATGAACGTGCAGATTCAGCTGCAAGTAGCCAAAACCAAGCGTGCACTCGGCGACTTCGAGGGCTCGATCAACGAGTTCGAGAAGATCCTGAAAACCAGCAACAACAACCTAGTGATCCAGCAGGAAGCGGCTCGCACGTTCCAGTCGTGGGGTAGCGCCAAGAGCTTGCCCGACCGCTACAGCGATGCCATCTTCGGGGCCCGTCCCGACAACACCAAAAACGGCAAGCGAACCATTTGGGGCTGGGCGCAGATTGCTGCGATGACAGCCGCGAATGCCAAATTCCGCGATTCGTTCTTCGAAGCTCGCTACAACTTGGCGGTCGCTCGCTTTGGCATGGCCAACACCACGAAGGACACTGCCAAAAAGGGTGATATCACGAAGTCTGCGAAACGTGATATCGAGCTCATGGCTCGCCTCTATCCCGATCTGGGTGGCGACAAATGGCGTCCGCAGTTCGACGCCCTCTGCAAACGGATTCAAACGGCACTAAAAGAGCCACCGATCGGACTCAAAGAATTTCCGCCACCCACGGTAGTGCCCAAGACCACGCCAGCAGCAGCTCCTGCGGCTGGTGCACCAGCTGCCGCGCCGGCCAAGAGTACCCCAACCAGTGCCCCAGCGGCAAAACCAGCTCCCGCCAAAGCGGGCTAGGTTGGCTAGGGAAAACAAGTTCTCTGTCGACAAAACACTTTTATTGTCACCACTACTTCAGCTCAACCCACACTGACATCACCCGCACACCAGCGATACAGGTCCGCAACGGACAGGAGTTTTTTACGATGATTCGCTCGCTCACCCTTAGTCTCACGCTGGCATTTGCTTCTGCCATTCTGCCAAGCGTGGCCCTTGGTCAGGCTTTCGACGTAGTTTATGAAACCAAAGGTGGTCAGCCGAGTCGCGGTTCGATTTCGAACATGACGCGCGACGAGGTGGTGCTCGACGTGTCGGGTGTTCCACGGACTTTCAAAGTCAACGAAATCGCCCGTCTCACGCTGGCCGATGAGCCGCAGGAACTCGGCAGCGCTCGTAACGCTGTGACGCAGAGCAACTGGAACGTCGCTGCTCAAGAGCTTCGTAAGCTCGAAGGGGTTGCCGTTGATCGCAGCTATATCAAAGCCGACATCGATTTCTTCAAAGCTCTCGTGGCCGCCAAACTTGCCATGACCGAAGGTGGAGACAAAGCAGCGGCTGAAAAAGCACTGCTCGACTTTGTTCGTGCCAATTCCGCCAACTGGCATTTCTACGCAGCTGCCGAATCGCTCGGAGATCTGGCTGTTTCGTCGGGCAAGTATGCCGAAGCTGCCAAGTACTATGGTCCGATCGCCGCTGCACCGTTTGGCGAGTACCAAATGAAGGCTAACAATTCGATCGGCCGGGCACTCACCGCCCAGAAGCAGTATCCCGATGCGATCACCCGCTTCGACGCTGTGATCGACGGTTCGCTAAGCACCCCCGAAGCTGCTCAGCAGAAGACCCTGGCCTCGATTGGCAAAGCGGTTTGCCTCGCAGCCACCGGTAAGGCCGACGAAGGGCTCACGATTGTAAACGACATTATTGCCAAGAACGATCCGGCCGACGTCACGCTGTTCGCTCGAGCCTACAACGCCTTGGGGAACTGCTACCTGAAGACCGGCAAGAACAAAGACGCACTGCAGGCATTCCTGCACACCGACATCCTGTTCTATGCCGATTCGGAATCGCATGCCGAAGCGCTCTACCACCTCAGCAAACTGTGGGCGACCGAGGAAAAGCCAGATCGTGCGACAGCCGCCCGCACAACGCTCCGCGAGCGCTATTCGGGTAGCGTGTGGGCGACCCTGGACTAATTCTGCCGCTGGTCCTGTCACCTGGCAGGGGACACCAAAGCGGGTGGGCGCGACTGTAGCGACTCACTCTCGTTGGGGAACCAGTTTTTCAGCCACTTGGTTCTTTACCCCGCAAAACGCCCGAGTTTAGAATAGAAAGTCTAGGTCAATTGCGACAACTGTAACGTTTTTCTAGGTACATCGCGCCGTGCCGCGCGTTTAAGCCTGGATACTGCGTAGACTCGCAACCCAACCGGAAATGGTCCGCTGAGCTGGCAATAAATTCGCGTCGTTTTGCAGAATTTAAGGTTATCGCGAGACCGTCCCGTTCCCTCGCTGCTTGCTATCCCTTGTCTTGTCGATTGGATTGATCAAACTCTCGTCTTCAGCCTTCGAGCTTGGCCTCGACAAGCTGCTTACCGCAGCGTCGCACACCTGGTTCGACTTCCCTCACAACGTTCCCCGAACACCTTTCCCATTCACGGTTTGATTCACACTTAGGTGCTCTATGCGTCTCTTGGAGATTCCGATGCGTCTCGTAGCTACGATGCCAGCTCGCGCGCTGGTCTGCGGTCTGTTGGCCTGTTTCGCGCTGGTGGCCGGAGCGATCACCGATCACTCGCCACTTTCGCCCCAAGTGGCTGTTGCCCAAGAAGAGCCAGCCGCTGAAGATGCAGCAGCACCTGCCGATGAGGCTGAGGCTCCGAAGGCCAAGCAAAGCTACCTGATGTGGTTTCTCAACGCTCTGGGTGTTCGCTACGCCATCGCGTTCTTTGTCCTCTCGTTCACCTTCGTCGCCGTGCTGGTGATGAACATGCTCGCGCTCCGCCGCGATGCGATTGTTCCCAAGAGCCTGGCCGAAGCTTTCGAAGCGAACCTCAACGAAAAGAAGTTCCAAGAAGCTTTCGATCTGGCCAAAGCCGACGATTCGTTCCTCGGACAGATGCTCGCCGCTGGCATGTCGAAGCTGCAGCAGGGGTACGACAAGGCCACCACAGCGATGGGCCAAGTTGCTGAAGAAGAAATCATGAAGCTCGAACAGCGTTTGAGCTTGATCGGTCTCGTCGGTTCGATCAGCCCAATGGTGGGCCTGCTCGGCACGGTGGACGGAATGGTCGCGTCGTTCCAAGTGATCGCCATGAGTGGTGCCACGCCGAAAGCTTCGGATCTCGCCGAAGGTATTTCGATGGCACTCATCACGACCCTCGTCGGTCTGGTTCTCGCGATTCCTGCAACGATTGCGTTCGCACTCTTCAAGAACCGCCTATCGAAGCTGACGCAAGAACTCGGCGTTCAAGCCGATAACTTGATGAGCCGCTTTGAAACGGTTGCCAAGAAGTAGTTGTGAGCTAGCGAGCACCCAAGCGATGGCTCGGCAGTCGATTGGACTGGCCGAGTCACTTGCTGCCAAACGCTCGATGGTGCTCCCTTCATTCCCAAGTAGACCTAGTCGACCATTAGTCGCCGGTATTCGTCAGAAAGCGTACGAGCCATGAAGATCAAGTCGAAGGGACCTCAGGTCATCGAAATCGACATGACGCCGATGATCGATATGACGTTCCAGCTCATTGCGTTCTTCATGATCCTCATC
This window of the Pirellula staleyi DSM 6068 genome carries:
- a CDS encoding MotA/TolQ/ExbB proton channel family protein; translation: MRLVATMPARALVCGLLACFALVAGAITDHSPLSPQVAVAQEEPAAEDAAAPADEAEAPKAKQSYLMWFLNALGVRYAIAFFVLSFTFVAVLVMNMLALRRDAIVPKSLAEAFEANLNEKKFQEAFDLAKADDSFLGQMLAAGMSKLQQGYDKATTAMGQVAEEEIMKLEQRLSLIGLVGSISPMVGLLGTVDGMVASFQVIAMSGATPKASDLAEGISMALITTLVGLVLAIPATIAFALFKNRLSKLTQELGVQADNLMSRFETVAKK
- a CDS encoding tetratricopeptide repeat protein, whose protein sequence is MIRSLTLSLTLAFASAILPSVALGQAFDVVYETKGGQPSRGSISNMTRDEVVLDVSGVPRTFKVNEIARLTLADEPQELGSARNAVTQSNWNVAAQELRKLEGVAVDRSYIKADIDFFKALVAAKLAMTEGGDKAAAEKALLDFVRANSANWHFYAAAESLGDLAVSSGKYAEAAKYYGPIAAAPFGEYQMKANNSIGRALTAQKQYPDAITRFDAVIDGSLSTPEAAQQKTLASIGKAVCLAATGKADEGLTIVNDIIAKNDPADVTLFARAYNALGNCYLKTGKNKDALQAFLHTDILFYADSESHAEALYHLSKLWATEEKPDRATAARTTLRERYSGSVWATLD